GGAGGGTGTGCTGCGGGTGGAGTCGGCGGTGGGCGGGGCGCTGCGGGACCTCGCGGTGGTGACGGGGGACCGGGCGGTGGCCCGGCGGGCGGTCGAGGCCACCGCCCGGTCGTACGCGCTGCTGCCGCCGGTGATGCGCTCCACGCGTCTGCTGCTCACCCTGCGTCTCGCGGACAGCTGGGCGTGTGCGGGCGACCCCGTCGCGGCGGTGACCCTCGCGGGGCCCGTCCTGGAGGAGGCGGTGGGCGCGCGGGAGTTGATGGTCGCCGTCGAGCTGCGCGGACTGCACCGGCGGCTCGCCGGGCGCTGGGGCGATCTGCCGGAGGTCAGGGAGTACCGGGAGCGGGCGCGGGCCGTGTCGGAGTGAGGCGGTGCGGTTCGCCGTCCCCGCGCCGCGCCCGACAGCCCTGTCGGCGTGCTTGCCAGTTCTTGACAGGGCGGGCCGGAGGCCGGGAATCCATTGACCGCGGACCGGGCCGGTGTGAGGGTTCCGCCAGCCATGAGGGTGTCATGTCACCGCCAGGTCGCGAGCGGAGCAGCGGGCACGACCGCACAGCCTGACGCACGGGCTCCCCCCTGGCTCGAACGAGCCGCAACACCTCTCACAAGGAGCCGTGATGCTCAGACGATCCGCAGCGGCCGGGATAACCCTGGCCCTGGCACTCGCGGGGGTGACGGTACCCGCGTCCCTCGCGACGGCCGCGCAGACCGCACCCACCGCGGACAGACCGGACCCCCTCGCCAAAGCCGTCGCCGCCGCCGACAAGGCGGTGCGCAGCGGCCTCGACTCGCTGGCCAGAGGGCCCGAGGAGCAGTACGACCGACAGCAGGTCACCCCTTGGCTCAAAGGCCTCTACTCGGTCGCGTACGAACGCACCTACCGCGGGCTGCCGGTGGTGGGCGGCGACGCGGTGGTCCTCGCCGACGGCAAGGGGAAGGTCCGGGCCGTCAGGGCCGCGACCGACGCGACGATCTCGGTCACCACCAAGGCGAAGGTGACGGCCGCGCAGGCGGTCAGAACGAGCCGTGCGAAGCTCGCCACGGTCAAGAAGGTCGACTCCAAGCGCCTGGTGGTCAGGGTCAGGAAGGACGCGCCCGCGCTCGCCTGGGAGACCGAGCTGACCGGGCGTACGAAGGCCGGCGACCCCAGCAAGCTGCACGTCTTCGTCAACGCGCTCACCGGCAAGGTCATCGACACCTACGACGACGTGCGCGCCGGCAGCGGCCACAGCAAGTGGAACGGCCCCGACCCGCTGACCATCGACACCTCGCGCTCGGGCAGCAACTACGTGCTGCGCGACACCACACGCCCGGGGCTCCAGTGCTCGAGCTACCAGGGCGGCGTCTTCACCAAGGCGACCGACGACTGGGGCACCGGCAATCCCACGAGCCGGGAGACCGGCTGCGTCGACGTGATGTTCGCCGCGCAGAAGCAGTGGAACATGCTCAAGGAGTGGGTCGGCCGCAACGGACACAACGGCAACGGCGGCAGCTGGCCGGTCAGTGTGGGCCTCAACGAGCTCAACGCGTACTGGGACGGCTCCTCCGTCACCATCGGCCACAACAGCGCCAACGAGTGGATCGCCGGAGTGGACGTCGTCGCCCACGAGTTCGGCCACGGTCTGGACTCCAACACGCCCGGCGGCGCCAACCACGAGAGCGGCCTCGGCGAGGCGACCGGCGACATCATGGGCGCCCTGACCGAGGCGTACATCAACCAGCCCGCCCCCTACGACACCCCCGACTACACCGTCGGGGAGATGATCAACCTCCAGGGGCGCGGCCCGATCCGCAACATGTACGACCCGAGCCGGGTCAACAACGACCCCAACTGCTACTCCGCCTCGATCCCGAACACCGAGGAGCACAAGGCGGCCGGGCCCATGAACCACTGGTTCTACCTGCTCGCCGAGGGCTCCAACCCCGGTGGTGGCAAGCCCTCGAGCCCCACCTGCAACAACCAGCAGGTGACCGGCGTGGGCATCAAGAACGCCGGCAAGATCTTCTACGGCGCCATGCTGCTCAAGACCAGCGGCATGACGTACAAGCGCTACCGCACCGCCACGCTCACCGCGGCGAAGAACCTCGACGCGAGCTGCGACCTGTTCAACCGCACCAAGGCCGCCTGGGACGCCATCAGCATCCCGGCCCAGAGCGGTGACCCGACCTGCACCGGGCAGCAGAACGACTTCTCCCTCGGGCTCAGCCCCGCCTCGGGCAAGGTCGAACCGGGCGCCTCCACCACCGGCACCGTCAACACCACGACCGTCACCGGCAGCGCCCAGCAGATCACGCTGACCGCGTCGGGTGCCCCGGCGGGCGTGAACGTCACGTTCGACCCGACGACCGTCACATCCGGCTCCAACGCCACCATGAAGATCACCACCGCCGCGTCCACCACGGCGGGCACCTACCCGATCACCGTCACGGGCACCGCGGGCACCAAGACGCACACCGCCCAATACACGCTGACCGTGGGTGGCGGCGGCAACCCGACGCCCCCGCCGGACATCGACGTGGAGAAGGTCAGGGCACACCTCGCCCAGTTCAACACCATCGCCTCGCAGAACGGCGGCAACCGCCGCGCCACCGGCGCCGGTTACCGCGCCTCCCTCGCGTACGTGAAGGGCAAGCTGGAGGCCGCCGGATACAAGGTCACCGAGCAGACCTGCGCCTCCGGATGCTCCGCGGGCGCGGGCAACAACCTGATCGCCGAGTGGCCGCAGGGCGACGCGAACAACGTCTACATGTTCGGCGCGCACCTCGACGGCGTCGCGGCGGGCCCCGGCATCAACGACAACGGCTCCGGATCCGCCGCGATCCTGGAGGCGGCGCTGTCCCTGGCGCAGAACAACCCCGCCATGAAGAACCGCGTCCGCTTCGCCTGGTGGACCGACGAGGAGCAGGGCCTCAACGGCTCGGACTACTACGCCTCGTCGCTGCCCGCCGCGGAGCGCTCCAAGATCAAGGCGTACTACAACTTCGACATGGTGGGCTCGACGAACGCCGGGTACTTCGTGAACAACCTGAACTCCTCGGCGTCGGTCCCGCTGCGGGACTACTGGACCTCCCTCAACCTCGCACCCCAGGAGAACGTCGAGGGGCAGGGACGGTCGGACGACGCCTCCTTCCAGCGCGTCGGCATCCCGACATCCGGGTACGCCACCGGCGCCTCCGCCACAAAGTCCGCGGCCGAGGCCGCGAAGTGGGGCGGCACCGCGGGCCGTTCGTACGACTCGTGCTACCACTCCGCCTGTGACACCACCGCCAACGTGAGCGCCACCGCGCTGGACCGCAGCTCGGACGGCGTCGCGTACGCACTCTGGAAGACCTCCGTCGGCGACGGGCCCGCACCCGCGGACGACTTCTCCCTCTCCGCCGACCCGGCCTCGGGCACGGTCCAGCCCGGCTCCTCCACGAAGGTCACCCTCGCCACGGCGACGACCAGCGGCTCGGCGCAGAAGGTGGGACTCTCGGCCTCGGGGGCCCCGTCCGGAGTGAGCGTTTCCATCAATCCGGAGTCGGTGCTCTCGGGCGAGTCCGCGACGGCCACCGTCGAGGTCGCGGCGGGCACGACCGCCGGCACCTACACCCTCACCTTCACCGGTGAGGGGCAGGTCAGCCACCGTACGGCGTACACCCTGACGGTGTCCGGCGGCGGTGGCGAGACCACCTGGCAGCTGGGTGCCACCTACGCGGCCGGGGACGTGGTCACGTACAACGGCGTCCGCTACCGCTGCATCCAGGGCCACACCGCCTATCCGGGCTGGGAGCCGCCGAACGTCCCCGCCCTCTGGCAGGCCATCTGATCGCTCAGCGGCGGGCCGTCACGACCGACGGCCCGCCGCCTCACGCGTCGTAGACGTCCGCCTTCCTCGGCATCGGGTCCTGGATGGCCCCGCTGAGGAAGCCGGACCGCGCGCCGAACTTCTCCGTGTTCACGCCGTTCTCGTCGAGGACCTTGATCGCGGCGGAGTGCACCACGCGCAGCACCGGCGTGGCGGCGCGCAGCGCGTCGTCCGCCATGAACCGGTGCCGCCACGGCTTGTCGGCCCAGGCGTGCCGCAGGCCGAACGGCTCGGGCAGGACCAGCTTGCCGCCGAGGTGGTCCAGGATCGGCGGGTACCAGGTGAAGGGGGCGCGGACCGCGAGGCGCACGACCTCGTCCGCGTCGATCAGCGGCAGGTTGCGGGTCGTGGTCTCCCAGAACCTGATGGGCTTCGCGACCGTCTTCGTCTTCGGCGAGGGCTTCGTCGTGAACAGGGGGTGCACGGGCCCCAGGGCGTGGCCGGTGACCTCGATGCGCAGCGTCTCGTGCAGCACCGTCACCGTGATCAGCATCGTGATGACCAGCTGCCCGTCCCAGAGCGTGAACTGCACGCCCAGGTAGTGTCGGTTGCCGCTGCCGAACTGCTGCTCGTTGCAGATCCGCTGTATCTCGTGGCCGCGGATCTGGAAGGCCTCGACGTCCGTGCCGGTGGGGCGGGACACCGCCTTCGCGTTCTCCCCGATGGGGGAGACGATCCAGTGGTTTATGTCGGGCGTGGGGAAGCCCCCGGTGTGCAGCGGGCCGCGCTCCAGCATGCGCAGCTGGTCGTGCACCGCCTTTATGACGTCCCAGCTGCGGAAGGGGTGGATCTCCTTGCTCGCGTCCGCGGGCACCAGCTCCTCCGCCAGCTGCCAGCTGCCCCACCGCGTGCCCATGCCCAATATGCCCTTGGGTCCCGCGTAGAACACGGAGTTGCTCTGCTGCTCCGCGGAGAGCCTGGCCAGGCCCTGCCGGAGGCGTTCGGCCGCCGTCTCGCCCGGGCTGCCGGGCACCGCCTCCGGGATCTTGGCGCCGATCCCGCCGCCCGCGAGCAGGCTCGACCAGCGCTCGCGCAGGTCCCTCGCGGTGCGCTCGGCGATCTGCTTCGCCCAGAACCAGCCCACCACGGGCAGCACGATCGCCGCCCGCAGATACCAGGCCCAGAAACCCCCGAACGGCAGCTTGAGCAGGGCGACCGCGGCCAGCACGCCCACGGCGACCAGCACGGCCGTCGCGAGCGCGCCCGCGCGCTTGTCCTCGCTCTTGGCGACCTGCCGCCGGATGGTGAAGACGAGGAGCCAGAAGATGAAACCCGGCAGGAAGAGCACGCCGCACAGCACCGTCACCGCCGTCAGCCAGCTGTCGCGCTCCTTGCGGATGCGGTTCGCCGCCAGGCAGTGCTCGACGACCGCCTGCGGCTCGGTCCCGAAGGACTGGATGAGCGGACTGCGGCCGCCGCCCAGCATCCGCACCTGGACGGTCCGTGCGAACGCCTCGCCCAGGTTCGGCTTGCACAGCGACCAAATGCCTGGCTTCACCTCGGACTTGTGCCATTCGTTGTTCGCCGCGAGGATGCCGTCCACATCGCCGTCGCGGTACGCGGCCGAGGCCAGGGCGTGGGTCGCCGCCGTCTGTCCCGCGGCGCCCGAGAGCGGAACCTGGGCCCCGGGCCTGAAGTCGAATACATCGTCCGCCACTGCCGCCCCCATCGCCGCGGTGCCTTCGCTGCTGCGGCTCTTCCCGACTTCCCAGCCCGGCACACCTGTTGCCGCCCGGCGCGTCTGTTGATCAGGTCATCAGCGTATCCGGGCGCACCGACATCCGTCAGGGGGCAGCCGCATGCGTCCGCCCCGGGGGAGGGGCGGACGCATGCGCGTGCGCTCTTCAACTACGTGGCGTTGTGCGCCCGTTCGCGGATCTTCTCGGAGAGCTGCGGAGGCATCGGCTCGTGGCGTGCGTACGTACGGTTGAAGCGCGCGGTGCCCTGCGAGAGGGACCGCAGATCCACCGCGTACCTGCCGATCTCGATCTCGGGCACCTCGGCCCGCACCAGGGTGCGCCCGCCGGCCGCCTGCTCGGTGCCGACCACCCGGCCGCGCCGCCCCGACAGATCGCTCATCACCGCCCCGACATAGTCGTCGCCGACCAGTACCCGCACCTCGGCGACCGGTTCGAGGAGATGGATCTTCGCGCCGGACGCGGCCTCCCGCAGCGCCAGCGCGCCCGCCGTCTGGAACGCGGCGTCGGAGGAGTCCACCGAGTGCGCCTTGCCGTCGAGGAGCGTGATGCGCACGTCGATGAGCGCGTACCCGGCGGCGACGCCCTTCGCGGCCTGCGCGCGCACGCCCTTCTCGACGGACGGGATGAACTGCCGCGGGACCGCCCCGCCCACGACCTTGTCGACGAACTCGATGCCGCTGCCGCCCGGCAGCGGTTCGACCTCGATCTCACAGATCGCGTACTGCCCGTGCCCGCCGGACTGCTTCACATGGCGGCCACGGCCACCGGACTTGCCCGCGAACGTCTCCCGGAGGGAGACCTTGTACGGCACCACGTCGACCTGCACGCCGTACCGGCTGCGCAGTCGCTCCAGAGCCACGTCCGCGTGCGCCTCGCCCAGACACCACAGGACCACCTGGTGGGTGTCCTGGTTCTGTTCGAGCCGCATCGTGGGGTCCTCGGCGACCAGCCGCGACAGGCCCTGCGACAACTTGTCCTCGTCGGCCTTGCTGTGCGCCTGGATCGCGAGCGGCAACAGCGGGTCCGGCATGTCCCAGGGCTCCATCAGGAGCGGGTCGTCCTTGGCCGAGAGCGTGTCGCCGGTCTCCGCGCGGTTCAGCTTGGCCACGCACGCCAGATCGCCCGCGACACACCGGGTGAGGGTGCGCTGCTGCTTGCCGAAGGGGGAGGAGAGGGCGCCGACGCGCTCGTCGACGTCGTGGTCCTCGTGACCGCGGTCGGCGAGTCCGTGCCCGGAGACGTGCACCGTCTCGTCGGGGCGCAGGGTGCCGGAGAAGACACGGACGAGGGAGACCCGGCCCACGTACGGGTCGGAGGCCGTCTTCACGACCTCGGCGACCAGCGGGCCCTCGGGGTCGCAGGTCAGCGGCGGGCGCGCCGTGCCACCGGGAGTGGTGACGGCCGGCGCCGGGTGTTCGAGAGGGGTGGGGAAGCCGCCGGTGATGAGCTCCAGGAGCTCGACCGTGCCGATGCCCTGGCGGGCGCCCTCGGCAGCCGGCGCGGCGGCGAGCACCGGATGGAAGATGCCGCGCGCGACCGCACGCTCCAGGTCGTCCACCAACGTCTTGAAGTCGATGTCCTCGCCGCCGAGGTAACGGTCCATGAGGGACTCGTCCTCGCTCTCGGCGATGATCCCCTCGATGAGCGTGTTGCGCGCCCTCTCGATGAGCGGGAGCTGGTCGGAGCCCGGCTCGGACTCCTTGCGCTCCCCGGAGGCGTAGTCGAATATCCGCTGCGACAGGAGCCCGATCAGGCCGGTCACCGGGGCGTGGCCGTCCGGTCCCTGCTCGCCGTGGAGCGGCAGGTACAGCGGCACCACGGCGTCGGGGTCGTCGCCGCCGAACGCCTGCGCGCAGGTGCGGGTCATCGCGGCGAAGTCCGCGCGGGCCGACTCCAGGTGCGTGATCACGATGGCCCGCGGCATGCCGACCGCCGCGCACTCCTCCCACACCATGCGGGTCGCGCCCGTGATGCCCTCGACGCCCTCGGCCGCCGAGACGACGAAAAGGGCCGCGTCCGCGGCGCGCAGACCGGCCCTCAGCTCCCCGACGAAATCGGCGTAACCCGGGGTGTCCAACAGATTGATCTTTATCCCGTCCCATTCGACGGGAACCAGTGACAGCTGCACCGAACGCTGCTGCCGATGCTCCATCTCGTCGTAGTCGGAGACGGTGCCGCCGTCCTCCACGCGACCCGCCCGGTTCACCGCCCCCGCCGTCAGCGCGAGGGCCTCCACCAGAGTCGTCTTGCCGGATCCGCTGTGGCCGACCAGCACCACATTCCGTACGGACGCGGGGTGGTCGGCCGACGCTGCCCTGCCGGCGGCTCCGGGGTGTGCGTTCGCCTTGTCGCCCATGCCTTGGCCTCCCGGTTACGTGCACGGTGAGGAGGCTCAGCCCCCTCGGGGATGCTGGCTGCTCGCGGACGCGCGGGGCCGAGTGCGGGGCGGCACCGGCGGCGCCCGTCATGCTTTCGAGCTTTCCACTCGGGTCACTGTGCGTCCATACGTCGTACGCGATCGTGAGGGGGCGAGCCGGTCCGTCAACAGCGTGACTACGATGGGCCAGCCGGTGGCCAACGGGGCCGCGCGGCGCACCGAACCCTCGGGAAGGCCATGCTGAACAAGTACGCGCGTGCATTCTTCACGCGTGTCCTCACGCCGTTCGCCGCGTTTCTCATCCGCCGCGGGGTCAGCCCCGACGCGGTCACCTTCATCGGCACGGCCGGTGTGGTGGCGGGGGCGCTGGTCTTCTTCCCCCGGGGTGAGCTCTTCTGGGGCGTGATCGTGATCACGTCGTTCGTCTTCTCCGACCTCGTCGACGGCAACATGGCCCGCCAGCTCGGCCGCTCAAGCCGCTGGGGCGCGTTCCTGGACTCGACGCTCGACCGGGTGGCCGACAGCGCGATCTTCGGCGGCCTCGCCCTCTGGTACGCCGGATCCGGCGACGACAACATCCTCTGCGCCGTCTCCATCTTCTGTCTGGCCAGCGGCCAGGTGGTCTCGTACACGAAGGCGCGTGGCGAGGCCATCGGCCTGCCCGTCGCCGTCAACGGCCTGGTGGAACGCGCCGAGCGCCTGGTGATCACGCTGGTCGCCGCGGGCCTCGCGGGCCTGCACAAGTTCGGCGTTCCCGGCATCCAGATCCTGCTGCCCATCGCCCTGTGGGCCGTCGCGGCCGGCAGCATGGTCACCCTCGTCCAGCGTGTCGTGACCGTGCGCCGGGAGTCCGCCGAAGCGGACGCCGCCACGGCGTCCGGGCCCCAGGAGAGTGAGGCCGCGCAGTGAAGGACCGACTCACCGACGGGCTGTACGGGCTCGGCTGGAGCACTGTCAAGAAGCTCCCCGAACCCGTCGCCGCGCGGCTCGGCAGGACCATCGCCGACACGGTCTGGAAGCGCCGCGGCAAGGGCGTGCTCCGGCTGGAGTCCAACCTCGCGCGCGTGGTGCCCGACGCGAGCCCGCAGCGGCTCGGCGAGCTCTCCAAGGCGGGCATGCGCTCCTACCTGCGGTACTGGATGGAGTCGTTCCGGCTCCCGTCCTGGAGCAGGGAGCGCATCGCGAGCGGCTTCGACGTCAAGGACGTCCACCACCTCACCGACGGACTCGCCGCGGGCAAGGGCGTCATCCTCGCCCTGCCGCACCTGGGCAACTGGGACCTCGCGGGCGCCTGGGTAACCACCAAGCTGGAGACCCCCTTCACGACGGTCGCCGAGCGCCTCAAGCCCGAGACGCTGTACGACCGCTTCGTCGCCTACCGCGAGAGCCTCGGCATGGAGGTCCTGCCGCACACCGGAGGCTCCGCCTTCGGGACCCTGGCGCGCCGCCTGCGCGCGGGCGGCCTCGTCTGTCTCGTCGCCGACCGCGACCTGTCCGCCTCCGGCGTCGAAGTGAAGTTCTTCGGAGACACCGCCCGGATGCCCGCGGGCCCCGCGATGCTCGCCCAGCAGACCGGAGCCCTGTTGCTGCCCGTCACCCTCTGGTATGACGATTCGCCCGTCATGAAGGGCCGCGTCCACCCGCCCGTCGACGTCCCCGAGACAGGTACGCGGGCCGAGAAGACGTCCTCCATGACACAGGCGCTGGCCGACGCCTTCGCCACCGGTATCGCCGACCACCCGGAGGACTGGCACATGCTGCAGCGTCTGTGGCTCGCCGACCTGGAACCCCGCGCCGATGCCGCTCCCGAGGGGGAGGCGTCGTGAAGATCGGCATCGTCTGCCCCTACTCGTGGGACGTGCCGGGCGGCGTCCAGTTCCACATCCGCGATCTGGCGGAGCACCTCATCCGCCTCGGGCACGAGGTCTCCGTCCTCGCCCCGGCCGACGACGAGACCCCGCTCCCGTCGTACGTCGTGTCGGCGGGACGCGCCGTTCCGGTGCCGTACAACGGCTCGGTGGCCCGCCTCAACTTCGGCTTCCTGTCGGCCGCGCGGGTGCGCCGCTGGCTGCACGAGGGCACGTTCGACGTCATCCACATCCACGAGCCGGCGTCGCCCTCCCTGGGCCTGCTCACCTGCTGGGCGGCGCAGGGCCCGATCGTGGCCACCTTCCACACCTCCAACCCGCGCTCGCGGGCGATGATCGCCGCGTACCCGATCCTCCAGCCGGCGCTCGAGAAGATCAGCGCACGCATCGCGGTGAGCGAGTACGCGCGGCGCACCCTCGTCGAACACCTCGGCGGCGACGCGGTCGTCATCCCGAACGGCGTCGACGTCGACTTCTTCGCCGACGCCGAGCCCAGACCCGAGTGGCAGGGCGAGACGATCGGCTTCATCGGCCGCATCGACGAGCCCCGCAAGGGCCTGCCGGTCCTCATGCGGGCCCTCCCGCAGATCTTCGCCGAACGCCCGAACGCCCGCCTGCTGGTCGCGGGCCGCGGCGACGAGGAGGAGGCGGTCGCGTCCCTGCCCGCCGAACTCCGCTCCCGGGTGGAGTTCCTCGGCATGGTCAGCGACGAGGACAAGGCGAGACTGCTGCGCAGCGTCGACCTCTACATCGCGCCCAACACCGGCGGCGAGAGCTTCGGCATCATCCTGGTCGAGGCGATGTCCGCGGGCGCACCCGTGCTCGCCAGCGACCTGGACGCGTTCGCGCAGGTCCTCGACCAGGGCGCGGCGGGCGACCTCTTCACCAACGAGGACGCGGAGTCCCTCGCGAAGTCCGCGGTACGCCTGCTCGCCGACCCCGAACGCCGCGAGGGCCTGCGCGAACGCGGCAGCGCCCACGTCCGCCGCTTCGACTGGTCGACGGTCGGCTCCGACATCCTCGCGGTCTACGAAACGGTGACGGACGGCGCGACATCGGTCGCCGAGGACGAACGCTCGGGGCTGCGGGCGCGGTTCGGGTTGGCGTCGAAGGGGTGAGGACGGGCGGGTCAGCGCGCGCTGGGGGGAACGCGACTGGTGCCGGGCGCCGGATTCAGCCCGTCCGGCGCCGGACGCTGGATTTCAGCCCGTCCGGCGTTTGAGGACCGGGGGCCCGGGGGCGGAGCCCCGAAGACGGCACGTGGGCGCCGGGCGCCGCTACACGGTCAAAGGCGCCCACGCCCGAAGGTAGCCTCGGCCTGTGACCTCCACCTTGATCTGGATCGCGGCAGCCCTCTTCGCGATCGGCCTGTACCTGAGCTGGACCGCCGGCCGACTCGACCGACTGCACGCGCGGATCGACGCCGCACGCGCCGCCCTGGACGCCCAACTGCTGCGCCGCGCCTCGGTCGCCCAGGAACTGGCCACCTCCGGAGTGCTCGATCCGGCCGCGTCGATCGTGCTCTACGAAGCGGCACACGCCGCCCGCCAGGCGGAGGAGGAACACAGAGAGGTCGCCGAGAGCGAGCTCAGCCAGGCGCTGCGCGCCATCTTCGGAGAGGTCCAACAGGTCGAGGCCGTACGGGAGGCCCCCGGCGGCGACGAGGCGGCCACGGAGCTGGCCGCGGCCGTACGCCGCGTCCCGATGGCCCGTCGCTTCCACAACGACGCCGTACGCGCCGCCCGCGCCCTGCGCCGCCACCGCAAGGTCCGCTGGTTCCGGCTCGCGGGCCACGCGCCCTTCCCGATGGCGTTCGAGATGGACGACGAACCGCCGGTGGCGCTGGCCGACCGAGCCACCGCCTAGCGCGGCCCTGACCACAGCAAACATCGCTGACCAGGCACATCACGAAAAAACGAGCCACCGCTCACCCATTGGCCCTTGCTGTGGCCTGGTCGCCGGGAGTTTCCTCGGAGCTGCAGAAATCCTCTTCAGCGAGTGAGGTCAACTCCGTGTCCAGCACCCCCTCCAGCAACAACACGTCCCCCGAGACCGGCACCGCCCGCGTCAAGCGCGGCATGGCCGAGCAGCTCAAGGGCGGCGTGATCATGGACGTCGTCAACGCCGAGCAGGCGAAGATAGCCGAGGACGCCGGCGCGGTCGCCGTCATGGCGCTGGAGCGCGTGCCCGCCGACATCCGCAAGGACGGCGGCGTGGCCCGGATGTCCGACCCGAACATGATCGAAGAGATCATCGAGGCCGTCTCGATCCCGGTCATGGCCAAGTCCCGCATCGGCCACTTCGTGGAGGCCCAGGTCCTGCAGTCCCTGGGCGTCGACTACATCGACGAGTCCGAGGTCCTCACCCCGGCCGACGAGGTCAACCACAGCGACAAGTTCGCCTTCACGACCCCGTTCGTGTGTGGCGCCACCAACCTGGGCGAGGCCCTGCGCCGCATCGCCGAGGGCGCCGCGATGATCCGCTCCAAGGGCGAGGCCGGCACC
The window above is part of the Streptomyces venezuelae genome. Proteins encoded here:
- a CDS encoding glycosyltransferase family 4 protein; its protein translation is MKIGIVCPYSWDVPGGVQFHIRDLAEHLIRLGHEVSVLAPADDETPLPSYVVSAGRAVPVPYNGSVARLNFGFLSAARVRRWLHEGTFDVIHIHEPASPSLGLLTCWAAQGPIVATFHTSNPRSRAMIAAYPILQPALEKISARIAVSEYARRTLVEHLGGDAVVIPNGVDVDFFADAEPRPEWQGETIGFIGRIDEPRKGLPVLMRALPQIFAERPNARLLVAGRGDEEEAVASLPAELRSRVEFLGMVSDEDKARLLRSVDLYIAPNTGGESFGIILVEAMSAGAPVLASDLDAFAQVLDQGAAGDLFTNEDAESLAKSAVRLLADPERREGLRERGSAHVRRFDWSTVGSDILAVYETVTDGATSVAEDERSGLRARFGLASKG
- a CDS encoding elongation factor G-like protein EF-G2, with the translated sequence MGDKANAHPGAAGRAASADHPASVRNVVLVGHSGSGKTTLVEALALTAGAVNRAGRVEDGGTVSDYDEMEHRQQRSVQLSLVPVEWDGIKINLLDTPGYADFVGELRAGLRAADAALFVVSAAEGVEGITGATRMVWEECAAVGMPRAIVITHLESARADFAAMTRTCAQAFGGDDPDAVVPLYLPLHGEQGPDGHAPVTGLIGLLSQRIFDYASGERKESEPGSDQLPLIERARNTLIEGIIAESEDESLMDRYLGGEDIDFKTLVDDLERAVARGIFHPVLAAAPAAEGARQGIGTVELLELITGGFPTPLEHPAPAVTTPGGTARPPLTCDPEGPLVAEVVKTASDPYVGRVSLVRVFSGTLRPDETVHVSGHGLADRGHEDHDVDERVGALSSPFGKQQRTLTRCVAGDLACVAKLNRAETGDTLSAKDDPLLMEPWDMPDPLLPLAIQAHSKADEDKLSQGLSRLVAEDPTMRLEQNQDTHQVVLWCLGEAHADVALERLRSRYGVQVDVVPYKVSLRETFAGKSGGRGRHVKQSGGHGQYAICEIEVEPLPGGSGIEFVDKVVGGAVPRQFIPSVEKGVRAQAAKGVAAGYALIDVRITLLDGKAHSVDSSDAAFQTAGALALREAASGAKIHLLEPVAEVRVLVGDDYVGAVMSDLSGRRGRVVGTEQAAGGRTLVRAEVPEIEIGRYAVDLRSLSQGTARFNRTYARHEPMPPQLSEKIRERAHNAT
- a CDS encoding phosphatidylinositol mannoside acyltransferase → MKDRLTDGLYGLGWSTVKKLPEPVAARLGRTIADTVWKRRGKGVLRLESNLARVVPDASPQRLGELSKAGMRSYLRYWMESFRLPSWSRERIASGFDVKDVHHLTDGLAAGKGVILALPHLGNWDLAGAWVTTKLETPFTTVAERLKPETLYDRFVAYRESLGMEVLPHTGGSAFGTLARRLRAGGLVCLVADRDLSASGVEVKFFGDTARMPAGPAMLAQQTGALLLPVTLWYDDSPVMKGRVHPPVDVPETGTRAEKTSSMTQALADAFATGIADHPEDWHMLQRLWLADLEPRADAAPEGEAS
- the pgsA gene encoding phosphatidylinositol phosphate synthase — protein: MLNKYARAFFTRVLTPFAAFLIRRGVSPDAVTFIGTAGVVAGALVFFPRGELFWGVIVITSFVFSDLVDGNMARQLGRSSRWGAFLDSTLDRVADSAIFGGLALWYAGSGDDNILCAVSIFCLASGQVVSYTKARGEAIGLPVAVNGLVERAERLVITLVAAGLAGLHKFGVPGIQILLPIALWAVAAGSMVTLVQRVVTVRRESAEADAATASGPQESEAAQ
- a CDS encoding M20/M25/M40 family metallo-hydrolase; translation: MLRRSAAAGITLALALAGVTVPASLATAAQTAPTADRPDPLAKAVAAADKAVRSGLDSLARGPEEQYDRQQVTPWLKGLYSVAYERTYRGLPVVGGDAVVLADGKGKVRAVRAATDATISVTTKAKVTAAQAVRTSRAKLATVKKVDSKRLVVRVRKDAPALAWETELTGRTKAGDPSKLHVFVNALTGKVIDTYDDVRAGSGHSKWNGPDPLTIDTSRSGSNYVLRDTTRPGLQCSSYQGGVFTKATDDWGTGNPTSRETGCVDVMFAAQKQWNMLKEWVGRNGHNGNGGSWPVSVGLNELNAYWDGSSVTIGHNSANEWIAGVDVVAHEFGHGLDSNTPGGANHESGLGEATGDIMGALTEAYINQPAPYDTPDYTVGEMINLQGRGPIRNMYDPSRVNNDPNCYSASIPNTEEHKAAGPMNHWFYLLAEGSNPGGGKPSSPTCNNQQVTGVGIKNAGKIFYGAMLLKTSGMTYKRYRTATLTAAKNLDASCDLFNRTKAAWDAISIPAQSGDPTCTGQQNDFSLGLSPASGKVEPGASTTGTVNTTTVTGSAQQITLTASGAPAGVNVTFDPTTVTSGSNATMKITTAASTTAGTYPITVTGTAGTKTHTAQYTLTVGGGGNPTPPPDIDVEKVRAHLAQFNTIASQNGGNRRATGAGYRASLAYVKGKLEAAGYKVTEQTCASGCSAGAGNNLIAEWPQGDANNVYMFGAHLDGVAAGPGINDNGSGSAAILEAALSLAQNNPAMKNRVRFAWWTDEEQGLNGSDYYASSLPAAERSKIKAYYNFDMVGSTNAGYFVNNLNSSASVPLRDYWTSLNLAPQENVEGQGRSDDASFQRVGIPTSGYATGASATKSAAEAAKWGGTAGRSYDSCYHSACDTTANVSATALDRSSDGVAYALWKTSVGDGPAPADDFSLSADPASGTVQPGSSTKVTLATATTSGSAQKVGLSASGAPSGVSVSINPESVLSGESATATVEVAAGTTAGTYTLTFTGEGQVSHRTAYTLTVSGGGGETTWQLGATYAAGDVVTYNGVRYRCIQGHTAYPGWEPPNVPALWQAI
- the pdxS gene encoding pyridoxal 5'-phosphate synthase lyase subunit PdxS gives rise to the protein MSSTPSSNNTSPETGTARVKRGMAEQLKGGVIMDVVNAEQAKIAEDAGAVAVMALERVPADIRKDGGVARMSDPNMIEEIIEAVSIPVMAKSRIGHFVEAQVLQSLGVDYIDESEVLTPADEVNHSDKFAFTTPFVCGATNLGEALRRIAEGAAMIRSKGEAGTGNVVEAVRHLRQIKNEIAKLRGFDNNELYAAAKDLRAPYELVKETAELGKLPVVLFSAGGVATPADAALMRQLGAEGVFVGSGIFKSGDPARRAAAIVKATTFFDDPKIIADASRNLGEAMVGINCDTLPETERYANRGW